From the genome of Drosophila melanogaster chromosome 2L, one region includes:
- the Cks30A gene encoding Cyclin-dependent kinase subunit 30A → MSKDIYYSDKYYDEQFEYRHVVLPKELVKMVPKTHLMTEAEWRSIGVQQSRGWIHYMIHKPEPHILLFRRPKTD, encoded by the exons ATGAGCAAGGACATTTACTACTCCGACAAGTACTACGATGAGCAGTTCGAGTACAG ACATGTGGTTTTGCCAAAAGAGCTGGTAAAAATGGTGCCCAAGACTCATCTGATGACGGAGGCCGAGTGGCGATCAATTGGCGTACAGCAGTCGCGCGGATGGATCCACTACATGATCCATAAGCCGGAGCCCCACATCCTCCTGTTTCGGCGACCCAAAACGGATTAG
- the CG17005 gene encoding uncharacterized protein, isoform B produces the protein MEEEPLVSPSVPIRKPCGTFKPPAIYQKLMIDNLTVIRPPILKIFYWESFEITGLNRKLRSNRIEHEHTFKIPIRQIHSHPLKMVFWIRNLSAANAKLTLKRIQNCQCQPQQTQVGFNQFRQLFHCPHRRLLHISQEILSINPDEVVALTVTAYFFLYGEHLLTYEVHTEDNRKFLWHFHLEISSFDPEKCLLTKELLPVNIKSFYHITQPLWVQNITMSHLSFSFASRDRGLKLLNMNLTVPRQSVWPLLVDYRPLDYENEAEIVLTYENTKARYKIKARGVLTDEKEQTDMPLKDRECVDFLHVIYPNRVNFEICLREDRTQLVNVHNYGQQCMEFRWQSYIINDFFAVVFNPPIFRLKGHHSKLCEIRVTVFDRLVHFRRIPIVLEVHRILDRATIIAKQELEEVESIDDPKWKEDSYVEHVYLHLNIRTNIKPALDSEELEPGDRIDPTAGPEPCSQVGPGEARRGNGSGDGPSTPAPNTEEQRKEAERKELISRLVAKNKLNPNEIIELSMAIDQRITIFEKLFWKYLSKSKFMRINGERKRQKVVKTYEQVVSPDKTTPLEAASEIDRNHIMDLLSRLMQEAINDLAKNWVFIPSQYYERNH, from the exons ATGGAGGAAGAACCCTTAGTTTCCCCTTCGGTTCCAATTCGAAAGCCATGTGGTACGTTTAAGCCTCCGGCCATCTACCAGAAGCTGATGATTGACAATCTGACTGTCATTCGACCGCCCATCCTGAAGATCTTCTACTGGGAGAGCTTTGAAATAACGGG CTTGAATCGGAAGCTGCGTTCGAACCGCATAGAGCATGAGCATACATTCAAGATACCTATTCGCCAGATCCACAGTCATCCCCTGAAAATGGTCTTCTGGATCCGTAATCTATCAGCCGCGAACGCCAAGTTGACTCTAAAGCGTATCCAAAACTGTCAATGCCAGCCGCAGCAGACCCAAGTCGGATTCAATCAGTTCCGCCAGCTCTTCCACTGCCCACATCGCAGACTGCTCCACATCAGCCAGGAGATCCTGTCTATCAATCCTGATGAGGTGGTGGCCCTCACCGTAACGGCCTATTTCTTCTTGTACGGCGAACACCTGCTCACCTACGAAGTTCA CACTGAAGACAATCGCAAGTTTCTATGGCATTTTCATCTGGAGATCTCGTCCTTTGACCCCGAAAAGTGTCTACTCACTAAAGAGCTGCTGCCGGTAAACATAAAAAGCTTTTACCATATAACGCAGCCGTTGTGGGTCCAAAATATCACGATGTCACACTTGTCATTCTCGTTTGCTTCAAGGGATCGTGGCCTCAAGCTGCTCAATATGAATCTCACCGTGCCTCGACAGAGTGTTTGGCCCCTCCTGGTGGACTATCGACCCTTGGACTACGAAAATGAG GCGGAAATTGTCTTAACTTATGAAAATACCAAGGCTCGCTACAAAATTAAAGCACGAGGCGTGCTGACTGACGAGAAGGAACAGACGGACATGCCCTTGAAGGATCGGGAATGCGTCGACTTCCTGCACGTCATCTACCCTAATAGAGTAAACTTTGAAATCTGCCTGCGTGAAGATCGGACGCAGCTCGTCAATGTCCATAACTACGGACAGCAGTGCATGGAGTTCCGGTGGCAGAG CTACATAATCAACGATTTTTTTGCGGTAGTGTTCAATCCGCCTATTTTCCGCCTCAAAGGCCATCACTCGAAGTTATGCGAGATCAGAGTGACGGTGTTCGACCGACTGGTCCACTTCCGCCGCATTCCCATCGTTCTGGAGGTGCACCGCATTCTCGATCGCGCCACCATCATAGCCaagcaggagctggaggaggtgGAGTCCATCGACGATCCCAAATGGAAAGAGGACAGCTACGTGGAGCACGTCTATCTGCACCTGAACATCCGCACCAATATTAAGCCCGCTCTGGACTCTGAGGAGCTGGAACCGGGCGATAGGATCGACCCCACGGCTGGACCCGAACCCTGTAGCCAAGTTGGTCCTGGGGAAGCCAGGAGAGGCAACGGCTCGGGTGACGGTCCATCGACACCTGCACCGAACACCGAGGAGCAGCGCAAAGAGGCCGAGCGCAAGGAGCTGATCTCCCGACTGGTGGCCAAGAACAAACTCAATCCCAACGAGATCATCGAGCTCAGCATGGCCATTGATCAGCGAATAACCATTTTCGAGAAGCTATTCTGGAAGTACCTAAGCAAGTCCAAGTTCATGCGAATCAATGGTGAGCGCAAGCGGCAGAAGGTGGTCAAGACCTACGAGCAAGTGGTGTCCCCGGATAAGACGACTCCCCTGGAGGCAGCATCGGAAATTGATCGAAA TCACATCATGGATCTGCTGTCCCGGCTGATGCAGGAGGCCATCAACGACTTGGCCAAGAACTGGGTCTTTATTCCGTCGCAGTACTACGAACGCAACCATTAG
- the CG17005 gene encoding uncharacterized protein, isoform D, translating to MEEEPLVSPSVPIRKPCGTFKPPAIYQKLMIDNLTVIRPPILKIFYWESFEITGSTVIP from the exons ATGGAGGAAGAACCCTTAGTTTCCCCTTCGGTTCCAATTCGAAAGCCATGTGGTACGTTTAAGCCTCCGGCCATCTACCAGAAGCTGATGATTGACAATCTGACTGTCATTCGACCGCCCATCCTGAAGATCTTCTACTGGGAGAGCTTTGAAATAACGGG ATCCACAGTCATCCCCTGA
- the CG17005 gene encoding uncharacterized protein, isoform C, whose protein sequence is MEEEPLVSPSVPIRKPCGTFKPPAIYQKLMIDNLTVIRPPILKIFYWESFEITG, encoded by the coding sequence ATGGAGGAAGAACCCTTAGTTTCCCCTTCGGTTCCAATTCGAAAGCCATGTGGTACGTTTAAGCCTCCGGCCATCTACCAGAAGCTGATGATTGACAATCTGACTGTCATTCGACCGCCCATCCTGAAGATCTTCTACTGGGAGAGCTTTGAAATAACGGGGTGA